A genome region from Columba livia isolate bColLiv1 breed racing homer chromosome 2, bColLiv1.pat.W.v2, whole genome shotgun sequence includes the following:
- the FSBP gene encoding fibrinogen silencer-binding protein, which yields MVGKARSSNFTLSEKLDLLKLVKPYVKILEEHTNKHSVIVEKNKCWDIIADNYNAIGVDRPPRTAQGLRTLYKRLKEYAKQELLQQKETHSDCKSSISEPTKKVVEMIPQISNVCLRDRSGVQSASIDKETIAGTSSPQAMLDHHPAAVMMDLQSEEDVKPPPSLIIDSHQNENLEQEEEHQLVHIMERSPSTSVSSVDMRVMMSPSPVPRRDDFFRLEVGERFRPMCAYDPQMLQMLKEEHQIILENQRKIGLYVQEKRDGLKRKQQLEEELLRTKIKVEKLKAIRLRHDLPEYSNI from the exons ATGGTTGGGAAGGCCAGATCTTCTAATTTCACCTTATCTGAAAAGCTTGATTTGCTAAAACTCGTGAAGCCGTACGTTAAAATTCTCGAGGAACATACCAATAAGCATTCTGTaatagtggaaaaaaacaaatgctggGATATCATAGCTGATAACTACAATGCCATCGGAGTAGATCGCCCTCCTCGCACTGCACAGGGCCTGCGCACGCTGTACAAGAGGCTCAAAGAATATGCCAAGCAGGAGCTATTGCAGCAAAAGGAGACTCACTCAGActgtaaaagcagcatttccGAGCCAACCAAGAAAGTTGTGGAGATGATTCCACAGATTTCCAATGTGTGTTTAAGAGACAGGAGCGGTGTTCAAAG TGCTAGTATCGATAAAGAAACAATTGCTGGTACCAGTTCACCACAGGCAATGCTGGATCACCATCCCGCGGCAGTCATGATGGACTTGCAATCAGAAGAGGATGTCAAACCTCCTCCTTCTTTGATTATAGACTCGCATCAAAATGAGAACTTAGAACAAGAGGAAGAACACCAGCTGGTGCATATTATGGAAAGGTCTCCTTCAACATCAGTATCTTCAGTTGACATGAGAGTGATGATGTCTCCCTCTCCTGTACCAAGAAGAGATGATTTTTTTAGGCTTGAGGTTGGAGAACGCTTTAGACCAATGTGTGCATATGACCCACAAATGTTACAAATGCTGAAAGAAGAGCATCAAATAATATtagaaaatcaaagaaaaataggTCTTTATGTCCAAGAGAAAAGGGATGGtttgaaaagaaagcagcaacTGGAAGAAGAACTGTTGCGAACAAAAATCAAAGTAGAGAAGCTTAAGGCAATACGACTACGCCATGATCTGCCGGAGTACAGCAATATCTAA